The nucleotide sequence CATGAGACATAATAGCATTCAGATGCAACATATTCGCCAATCATGTTAAGTAAGGGCCCTGCTTTGTGAATGGCAAGAAAAAATAAGGGAGGATACACCTCAGATGAGCACAATTACATCCAATGTGAAGCAGCAAGCAACTGGTGCGAAAAACTCCACTCTTGCTTTACTTGCTCTCGCAATCAGCGCATTTGGTATCGGAACTACTGAATTCGTTATCGTCGGTTTGTTGTCTACAGTCGCACAGGATTTGAAAGTAACCATCACCTTAGCAGGACTTCTTATTTCTGGATATGCATTAGGAGTAGCAATTGGAGCGCCGATTATTACAGCACTTACAAGTAGAATTCCACGCAAAATGCTGCTCATGCTTTTGATGATTGTCTTTGTTGTCGGCAACAGTGCGGCAGCCTTGTCGAGTAGTTTTACGCTTTTAATCATTGCCCGTTTCTTTACCGCGTTTTCTCATGGAGTATTTTTCTCCATCGGTTCGACGATTGCAGCCGATCTGGTGCCAGAAAACAAGCGTGCCAGTGCGATTGCGACAATGTTTACTGGTCTGACTGTCGCAACCGTTACAGGCGTACCTTTGGGAACGTTTATTGGACAAATGTTTGGATGGAGAGCGACTTTTTGGGGTGTGGCCATTCTTGGCGTGATTGCACTTATCTCGACAGCGATTCTGGTACCAAGCAATTTGAAAAAAGCCAAGCCTGCTTCTATTAAAGACCAAGTGAAAATAATCACAAACGTGCCACTGTTGCTTGTCTTTGCGATTACGGCACTTGGCTACGGCGGTACCTTCGTAACCTTTACGTTCTTAGGGCCGATTCTGGAAGAAATCACGGGTTATCAGGCAAGTGCTGTCAGTCTGATTCTTCTCGTCTATGGGATTGCAGTAGCGATTGGAAATACGGTCGGAGGAAAAGCGGCTGACAAGAATCCGATAAAAGCGTTGCGCTGGATGTTCATCATTCAGGCGATCATTCTGATCCTGTTAACATTTACTGCTCCTTTCAAATGGGTGGGAACCCTGACGATTATGCTGATGGGCCTCTTGGCTTTTATGAACGTACCGGGTTTACAGGTATATGTCGTGCAGTTGGCTGAAAAATACGTGCCAAGTGCTGTTGATGTAGCTTCTGCCATTAACATTGCGGCATTCAATCTCGGCATTGCGATTGGAGCCTTTGTGGGAGGAATCATCGTCGATACCATTGGACTGATTCATACACCATGGGTGGGTGGAGTAATGGTGTTAGGTGCAGCATTACTCACGGTGATCAGCAGCAAGCTGGAAAAAGCTCGTCATTAATTGTAAAAAGACGGCGGATGGATGAATGCATGAGTCCGCCGTTGATTTCCATATACATCACGTAAGGAGAGAGCATCGATGAGCAAATTCGACGGTCATTATGGATTTCAGCGAATGTTCCAAGAAGGCAAGATGACCTTGGGATTTCACATTCCGTTAGAGGCATACGAATGGGAAGCACCGACAATGGAGCGCCAGGTTGAACTCGTCCAAGCGGCAGAAGACTATGGCTTTACCGGAATCTGGCTGCGGGATGTGATTTTGCAGGACCCCGCTTTTGGTGACCCTGCAACCGGGCAAATTTATGACATGATGATTTATTTAACGTATTTGGCTGCGCAAACCAAAAAAATCGCTTTCGGTACCTCAAGTATCGTTCTTCCACTGCGGCATCCGCTACGAGTGGCAAAAGAGACAGCGACCATCGAAAATTTGTTTCCCCAACGTTTGATGATGGGGATTTCTTCCGGGGACAGACGGGCTGATTTTCATGGATTGAATGTACCACATGAACAACGTGCAGAGCTGTTTCGCGATGGCTACGACTATTTGCAGAAGGTCATGGCAGAGGATTTCCCAAAAATCAACTCCCCATATGGCATGATTGACGGAGCGAATCTGGTACCAAAATCGACCGCGCCCATTCCTACTTTTATCACGGGGTACAGTCAACAAACAATGGACTGGTTTGCGCAAAACGGAGATGGCTGGATTTATTACCCGCGTGATCCATTCAATCAAGCACATGCCATCCAAGAATGGAGAGAGCTTGTCCAGAAATATCATCCAGGTGTATTCAAGCCGTTTATTCAGCCTCTTCACTTGGATCTTGCGGAAAATCCGGATGAGTCGGTCACGCCGATTCGATTAGGCTACCGAGTTGGTAGAAAAATGCTTTTGGAACTACTGGCCATGTATCAAGAGGTCGGTGTCAATCACTTGTTTTTCGCCCTGTTCCCTAGCAAGCGTCCCATTGACGAGGTCATCGATGAGCTAGGACAAGAAGT is from Brevibacillus brevis and encodes:
- a CDS encoding MFS transporter, whose translation is MSTITSNVKQQATGAKNSTLALLALAISAFGIGTTEFVIVGLLSTVAQDLKVTITLAGLLISGYALGVAIGAPIITALTSRIPRKMLLMLLMIVFVVGNSAAALSSSFTLLIIARFFTAFSHGVFFSIGSTIAADLVPENKRASAIATMFTGLTVATVTGVPLGTFIGQMFGWRATFWGVAILGVIALISTAILVPSNLKKAKPASIKDQVKIITNVPLLLVFAITALGYGGTFVTFTFLGPILEEITGYQASAVSLILLVYGIAVAIGNTVGGKAADKNPIKALRWMFIIQAIILILLTFTAPFKWVGTLTIMLMGLLAFMNVPGLQVYVVQLAEKYVPSAVDVASAINIAAFNLGIAIGAFVGGIIVDTIGLIHTPWVGGVMVLGAALLTVISSKLEKARH
- a CDS encoding LLM class oxidoreductase; protein product: MSKFDGHYGFQRMFQEGKMTLGFHIPLEAYEWEAPTMERQVELVQAAEDYGFTGIWLRDVILQDPAFGDPATGQIYDMMIYLTYLAAQTKKIAFGTSSIVLPLRHPLRVAKETATIENLFPQRLMMGISSGDRRADFHGLNVPHEQRAELFRDGYDYLQKVMAEDFPKINSPYGMIDGANLVPKSTAPIPTFITGYSQQTMDWFAQNGDGWIYYPRDPFNQAHAIQEWRELVQKYHPGVFKPFIQPLHLDLAENPDESVTPIRLGYRVGRKMLLELLAMYQEVGVNHLFFALFPSKRPIDEVIDELGQEVLPYFPAHIDSPERV